A region of Streptomyces sp. R44 DNA encodes the following proteins:
- a CDS encoding WhiB family transcriptional regulator produces MQLEAHAPSVPHSESIPQSGLTKDPALTPLTALTALDDAIENLGVPVPCRAYDPEVFFAESPADVEYAKSLCQTCPLVAACLAGAKERREPWGVWGGELFVQGVVVARKRPRGRPRKNPVAA; encoded by the coding sequence GTGCAACTCGAAGCGCACGCCCCGTCCGTACCGCATTCCGAATCGATCCCCCAGTCCGGCCTCACGAAGGACCCCGCTTTGACCCCCCTCACCGCGCTCACCGCGCTCGACGACGCCATCGAGAACCTCGGCGTCCCCGTACCCTGTCGCGCCTACGACCCCGAGGTCTTCTTCGCGGAGTCCCCGGCCGACGTCGAGTACGCGAAGTCCCTCTGCCAGACCTGCCCGCTCGTCGCGGCCTGCCTGGCCGGCGCCAAGGAGCGCCGCGAGCCCTGGGGCGTCTGGGGCGGCGAGCTCTTCGTCCAGGGCGTGGTCGTCGCCCGCAAGCGGCCCCGTGGCCGTCCGCGCAAGAACCCGGTCGCGGCATGA
- the nudC gene encoding NAD(+) diphosphatase, whose translation MSTLKNASSSPRHAAADRPISLTAPSGIDRAAHHRLDEAWLAAAWSHPTTRVFVVSGGQVLIDDGPDGTTELVMTPAFEAPVTETHRYFLGTDADGVSYFALQKDSLPGRMDQSARPAGLREAGLLLSDRDAGLMVHAVALENWQRLHRFCSRCGERTVVAAAGHVRRCQACGAEHYPRTDPAVIMLVTDEQDRALLGRQVHWPEGRFSTLAGFVEPGESIEASVAREVFEEAGVTVGEVEYIASQPWPFPSSLMLGFFAKATSSEINVDGEEIHEARWFSREDLAAAFESGEVLPPYGISIASRLIERWYGKPLPKPGDVI comes from the coding sequence GTGAGCACCCTGAAGAACGCGTCGAGCAGCCCGAGGCACGCGGCGGCGGACCGCCCGATCTCGCTCACCGCCCCGAGCGGCATCGACCGCGCCGCCCACCACCGCCTCGACGAGGCGTGGCTGGCGGCGGCCTGGAGCCACCCCACGACCCGGGTCTTCGTGGTCTCCGGGGGCCAGGTGCTGATCGACGACGGCCCCGACGGCACCACCGAGCTCGTGATGACCCCGGCCTTCGAGGCCCCGGTCACCGAGACCCACCGCTACTTCCTGGGCACGGACGCCGACGGCGTCTCGTACTTCGCGCTCCAGAAGGACTCCCTGCCCGGCCGCATGGACCAGTCGGCCCGCCCGGCCGGGCTGCGCGAGGCCGGTCTGCTGCTCTCCGACCGCGACGCGGGCCTGATGGTGCACGCGGTGGCCCTGGAGAACTGGCAGCGCCTCCACCGCTTCTGCTCGCGCTGCGGCGAGCGGACGGTCGTCGCGGCCGCCGGTCACGTCCGCCGCTGCCAGGCCTGCGGCGCCGAGCACTACCCCCGTACGGACCCGGCGGTGATCATGCTGGTCACGGACGAGCAGGACCGGGCGCTGCTCGGCCGCCAGGTGCACTGGCCGGAGGGCCGCTTCTCCACCCTGGCCGGTTTCGTGGAGCCGGGCGAGTCCATCGAGGCGTCGGTGGCCCGTGAGGTCTTCGAGGAGGCCGGGGTGACGGTCGGCGAGGTCGAGTACATCGCCAGCCAGCCGTGGCCGTTCCCGTCCAGCCTGATGCTGGGCTTCTTCGCCAAGGCGACCTCCTCGGAGATCAACGTGGACGGCGAGGAGATCCACGAGGCCCGCTGGTTCTCCCGCGAGGACCTGGCCGCCGCCTTCGAGTCCGGCGAGGTCCTGCCCCCGTACGGCATCTCGATCGCCTCCCGCCTGATCGAGCGCTGGTACGGCAAGCCCCTCCCCAAGCCGGGCGACGTGATCTGA
- a CDS encoding ATP-dependent helicase — MTAHLTDPEQLKELLGIPFTPEQTACITAPLAPQVVVAGAGSGKTTVMAARVVWLVGTGQVAPEQVLGLTFTNKAAGELAERVRTALVRAGVTDPDVIDPDNPPGEPRISTYHAFAGQLLTDHGLRIGLEPTSRLLADATRYQLAARVLREAPGPYPALTRSFPTLITDLLALDAELAEHLVPPERLLAYDSELLDTLADARLSNAELRKIPEASAARRELLDLVVRYRAAKRSRDLLDFGDQIARSAELATTRPEVGAILREEFRVVLLDEYQDTSVAQRLLLSGLFGQGPAGRGTGHAVTAVGDPCQAIYGWRGASVANLDDFPEHFPHADGSPASRYSLSENRRSGGRLLDLANGLAAPLRAMHAGVEALRPAPGAENDGTVRIALLPTHAEEIDWLADSLAHLVRTGREPGEIAVLCRTATDFPAIHAALVARDVPVEVVGLSGLLHLPEIADLVAVCEVLQDPGANAALVRLLTGPRWRIGARDLALLGRRARLLVHRGGEEADPEQRLAAAVEGVDPAEVVSLADALDTFLDSGAAADDGLAFSAEARVRFARLAAELRALRTSLADPLMDVLHRVLAATGLEVELSASPHALAARRRETLGHFLDIAAGFASLDGEASLLAFLGFLRTAVQFEKGLDNALPGGENTVKVLTAHKSKGLEWDVVAVPGLVTGQFPSARARESWTSQPQVLPHALRGDAATLPGIDTWDAKSLTSFKNAMRDHQHTEELRLGYVTFTRPRSLLLGSAHWWGPAQKKPRGPSDFLQALYDHCEAGHGEIENWAEEPEKDAENPSLTEEGRDQAWPLPLDEESFKRRREAAEAVGRRLWAYVPQGDGGPPCSSEAESSGEGGHNPPSTAPDLPGPGPEDLWPDEDEPVWDEETLPEDLHKDAVPAPREEPQPSEPYKELTPEDTRTIASWDRDLTALTTELRRARATTRDVLLPAYLSASQVLRLAADPDGFAQELARPMPKPPQPAARRGTRFHAWVESRFEELPLPFLGPEELPGGEDFAGEPEILDERDLDELKEAFARTPYAHRTPYRVEVPVHLSLAGRVVRGRIDAVYRDPDSGAYEIVDWKTSRDRSADPLQLAIYRLAWAEQHGLAPEDVAAAFVYVRTGEVARPTRLPGRAELEAILLGGAPPDAG, encoded by the coding sequence GTGACCGCACACCTCACCGACCCCGAGCAGCTCAAGGAGCTCCTCGGCATCCCGTTCACCCCGGAGCAGACGGCCTGCATCACCGCGCCGCTCGCCCCGCAGGTCGTCGTGGCCGGCGCCGGCTCCGGCAAGACGACGGTGATGGCCGCCCGCGTGGTCTGGCTGGTCGGCACGGGCCAGGTCGCCCCCGAGCAGGTCCTCGGTCTCACCTTCACCAACAAGGCGGCCGGCGAGCTCGCCGAGCGCGTCCGCACCGCCCTCGTCCGCGCCGGCGTCACCGACCCCGACGTCATCGACCCCGACAACCCCCCCGGCGAGCCCCGTATCTCCACGTACCACGCCTTCGCCGGGCAGCTCCTCACCGACCACGGCCTCCGCATCGGCCTGGAGCCCACCTCCCGGCTCCTCGCCGACGCCACCCGCTACCAGCTCGCCGCGCGCGTGCTGCGCGAGGCCCCCGGCCCCTACCCGGCGCTCACCCGGTCCTTCCCCACCCTCATCACCGACCTGCTCGCCCTCGACGCCGAGCTCGCCGAGCACCTCGTCCCGCCCGAGCGGCTCCTCGCGTACGACTCCGAGCTCCTCGACACCCTCGCCGACGCCCGGCTCAGCAACGCCGAACTGCGCAAGATCCCCGAGGCCTCCGCCGCCCGCCGCGAGCTCCTCGACCTCGTCGTCCGCTACCGAGCCGCCAAGCGCTCCCGCGACCTGCTCGACTTCGGCGACCAGATCGCCCGCTCCGCCGAGCTCGCCACCACCCGGCCCGAGGTCGGCGCGATCCTCCGCGAGGAGTTCAGGGTCGTCCTGCTCGACGAGTACCAGGACACCTCCGTCGCCCAGCGGCTGCTGCTCTCCGGACTCTTCGGCCAGGGCCCGGCCGGCCGCGGCACCGGACACGCCGTGACCGCCGTCGGCGACCCCTGCCAGGCCATCTACGGCTGGCGCGGCGCCTCCGTCGCCAACCTCGACGACTTCCCCGAGCACTTCCCGCACGCCGACGGCAGCCCCGCGAGCCGCTACTCCCTCTCCGAGAACCGGCGCAGCGGCGGCCGTCTCCTGGACCTCGCCAACGGCCTCGCCGCCCCCCTGCGCGCCATGCACGCGGGCGTGGAGGCGCTGCGCCCCGCCCCCGGCGCCGAGAACGACGGCACGGTCCGCATCGCCCTCCTCCCCACCCACGCCGAGGAGATCGACTGGCTCGCCGACTCCCTCGCCCACCTCGTGCGGACCGGCCGCGAGCCCGGCGAGATCGCCGTCCTGTGCCGCACCGCCACCGACTTCCCCGCCATCCACGCGGCCCTCGTCGCCCGTGACGTGCCCGTCGAGGTCGTCGGCCTCTCCGGCCTCCTCCACCTGCCCGAGATCGCCGACCTCGTCGCCGTCTGCGAGGTCCTCCAGGACCCGGGGGCCAACGCCGCCCTGGTCCGCCTCCTCACCGGCCCCCGCTGGCGCATCGGCGCCCGCGACCTCGCCCTCCTCGGCCGGCGCGCCCGCCTCCTGGTCCACCGGGGCGGCGAGGAGGCCGACCCCGAGCAGCGGCTCGCCGCCGCCGTCGAGGGCGTCGACCCGGCCGAGGTCGTCTCCCTCGCCGACGCGCTCGACACCTTCCTCGACTCCGGCGCCGCCGCCGACGACGGCCTCGCCTTCTCCGCCGAGGCCCGGGTCCGCTTCGCGCGCCTCGCCGCCGAACTGCGCGCCCTGCGCACCTCGCTCGCCGACCCCCTCATGGACGTGCTCCACCGGGTCCTCGCCGCGACCGGCCTGGAGGTCGAGCTCTCCGCCTCCCCGCACGCGCTCGCGGCCCGCCGCCGCGAGACCCTCGGCCACTTCCTCGACATCGCCGCCGGCTTCGCCTCCCTCGACGGCGAGGCCAGCCTCCTCGCCTTCCTCGGCTTCCTGCGCACCGCCGTCCAGTTCGAGAAGGGCCTCGACAACGCGCTGCCGGGCGGCGAGAACACGGTGAAGGTCCTCACCGCCCACAAGTCCAAGGGCCTCGAATGGGACGTGGTCGCCGTGCCCGGCCTGGTCACCGGCCAGTTCCCGAGCGCCCGCGCCCGCGAGTCGTGGACCTCGCAGCCCCAGGTGCTCCCGCACGCCCTGCGCGGCGACGCGGCCACCCTGCCGGGCATCGACACCTGGGACGCCAAGTCCCTCACGTCCTTCAAGAACGCGATGCGGGACCACCAGCACACCGAGGAGCTCCGCCTCGGCTACGTCACCTTCACCCGCCCCCGCTCCCTCCTCCTCGGCTCCGCCCACTGGTGGGGCCCGGCCCAGAAGAAGCCCCGCGGCCCCTCGGACTTCCTCCAGGCGCTGTACGACCACTGCGAGGCGGGCCACGGCGAGATCGAGAACTGGGCGGAAGAACCGGAGAAGGACGCGGAGAACCCCTCCCTGACGGAAGAGGGCAGGGACCAGGCCTGGCCACTGCCGCTGGACGAGGAGTCGTTCAAGCGTCGTAGGGAGGCGGCGGAGGCCGTCGGCCGCCGGTTGTGGGCATACGTTCCGCAGGGCGACGGGGGTCCCCCCTGCTCCAGCGAAGCCGAGAGCTCGGGGGAGGGTGGGCACAACCCCCCGAGCACGGCGCCCGACCTCCCGGGCCCCGGCCCCGAGGACCTCTGGCCCGACGAGGACGAACCCGTCTGGGACGAGGAGACCCTCCCGGAGGACCTCCACAAGGACGCGGTCCCGGCCCCCCGGGAAGAGCCCCAGCCCTCGGAGCCGTACAAGGAACTCACCCCCGAGGACACCAGAACCATCGCGTCCTGGGACCGAGACCTCACCGCCCTCACCACCGAGCTCCGCCGCGCCCGCGCGACCACCCGTGACGTCCTCCTCCCCGCGTACCTCTCCGCCTCCCAGGTGCTGCGCCTCGCCGCCGACCCCGACGGCTTCGCCCAGGAGCTGGCCCGGCCCATGCCCAAGCCGCCGCAGCCCGCGGCCCGCCGGGGCACCCGCTTCCACGCGTGGGTGGAGTCCCGGTTCGAGGAGCTCCCGCTGCCGTTCCTCGGCCCGGAGGAGCTGCCCGGCGGCGAGGACTTCGCGGGCGAGCCGGAGATCCTCGACGAGCGGGACCTCGACGAGCTCAAGGAGGCCTTCGCCCGCACCCCGTACGCCCACCGCACCCCGTACCGCGTCGAGGTCCCCGTGCACCTCTCCCTCGCGGGCCGGGTCGTCCGGGGCAGGATCGACGCCGTCTACCGGGACCCGGACTCCGGCGCGTACGAGATCGTCGACTGGAAGACCAGCCGGGACCGCTCGGCGGACCCGCTCCAGCTCGCGATCTACCGGCTCGCCTGGGCCGAGCAGCACGGCCTCGCGCCCGAGGACGTGGCCGCCGCGTTCGTGTACGTCCGAACGGGTGAGGTGGCGCGTCCCACCCGCCTGCCCGGCCGGGCGGAGCTGGAGGCCATCCTGCTGGGAGGGGCACCCCCGGACGCCGGATAG
- a CDS encoding ATP-dependent DNA helicase UvrD2 has product MTAATHSTLFPQVPETADAVLDGLDPEQREVALALNGPVCVLAGAGTGKTRAITHRIAYGVRAGILQPASVLAVTFTNRAAGEMRGRLRQLGAGGVQARTFHSAALRQLQFFWPKAVGGELPRLLERKIQLVADAAARCRIRLDRNELRDVTGEIEWAKVTQTVPADYPAAVAKSVRDAPRDPAEIGQIYAMYEQLKRDRSVIDFEDVLLLTVGILQDRHDIADQIRRQYQHFVVDEYQDVSPLQQRLLDLWLGDRDNLCVVGDASQTIYSFTGATPDHLLNFRTRHPGATVVKLVRDYRSTPQVVHLANGLLSQARGRAAEHRLELISQRDPGPEPVYTEYADEPAEAEGTARRIRDLIAAGVPAGEIAVLYRINAQSEVYEQALADVGVPYQLRGAERFFERQEVREAGIALRGAARAGGNDSLLDDAEGLPAQVRAVLSTKGWTSTPPAGSGAVRDRWESLAALVRLAEDFARAKPGATLSDLVAELDERAAAQHAPTVQGVTLASLHAAKGLEWDAVFLVGLTEGMMPITYAKTDEQVEEERRLLYVGVTRARVHLTLSWALSRSPGGRANRRPSRFLKGLRPGSGSLGTLGSGGGAGSVERGSGPVRRKARGPVLCRVCGATLTEAGAMKLMRCEDCPSDMDEALYERLRDWRSEQARELGQPAYCVFTDKTLMAIAERVPATDGELSSIAGVGVRKLNRFGAEVLAICAGEDGGTGEDEV; this is encoded by the coding sequence GTGACAGCAGCAACGCACTCCACTCTCTTCCCGCAGGTCCCGGAGACGGCCGACGCGGTGCTCGACGGGCTCGACCCCGAGCAGCGCGAGGTCGCCCTTGCCCTGAACGGGCCGGTGTGCGTGCTCGCGGGAGCCGGTACGGGCAAGACGCGGGCCATCACCCACCGCATCGCGTACGGGGTGCGCGCGGGCATCCTGCAGCCCGCCAGTGTGCTGGCCGTCACCTTCACCAACCGGGCCGCCGGAGAGATGCGCGGTCGGCTCCGCCAGCTCGGCGCGGGCGGCGTCCAGGCCCGTACGTTCCACTCCGCGGCCCTCCGCCAGCTCCAGTTCTTCTGGCCGAAAGCAGTCGGTGGCGAGCTGCCCCGGCTCCTGGAGCGGAAGATCCAGCTGGTCGCCGACGCCGCCGCCCGCTGCCGGATCCGGCTCGACCGGAACGAGCTCAGGGACGTGACCGGCGAGATCGAGTGGGCCAAGGTCACCCAGACCGTCCCCGCCGACTACCCGGCCGCCGTCGCCAAGTCCGTCAGGGACGCCCCGCGCGACCCGGCCGAGATCGGCCAGATCTATGCCATGTACGAGCAGCTGAAGCGCGACCGGTCGGTGATCGACTTCGAGGACGTGCTGCTGCTCACCGTCGGCATCCTCCAGGACCGGCACGACATCGCCGACCAGATCCGCCGCCAGTACCAGCACTTCGTCGTGGACGAGTACCAGGACGTCTCGCCGCTCCAGCAGCGGCTGCTCGACCTGTGGCTCGGCGACCGCGACAACCTCTGCGTGGTCGGCGACGCCAGCCAGACGATCTACTCCTTCACCGGCGCCACCCCCGACCACCTGCTGAACTTCCGCACCCGGCACCCGGGCGCCACGGTCGTCAAGCTGGTCCGCGACTACCGCTCCACCCCGCAGGTCGTCCATCTGGCGAACGGGCTGCTCAGCCAGGCCCGCGGCCGGGCCGCCGAGCACCGCCTCGAGCTGATCTCCCAGCGCGACCCGGGCCCCGAGCCGGTCTACACGGAGTACGCCGACGAGCCCGCGGAGGCCGAGGGCACCGCCCGCCGGATCCGCGACCTCATCGCCGCCGGCGTACCGGCCGGCGAGATCGCCGTCCTCTACCGGATCAACGCCCAGTCCGAGGTGTACGAGCAGGCCCTCGCCGACGTCGGAGTGCCCTACCAGCTCCGCGGCGCCGAGCGCTTCTTCGAGCGCCAGGAGGTACGGGAGGCGGGCATCGCCCTGCGCGGCGCCGCCCGCGCCGGGGGCAACGACTCGCTCCTCGACGACGCCGAGGGCCTCCCCGCACAGGTCAGGGCCGTTCTCTCCACCAAGGGCTGGACCAGCACGCCGCCCGCCGGTTCCGGCGCCGTCCGCGACCGCTGGGAGTCCCTCGCCGCGCTCGTCCGGCTCGCCGAGGACTTCGCCCGCGCCAAGCCCGGAGCGACCCTCTCCGACCTGGTCGCCGAGCTCGACGAGCGGGCCGCCGCCCAGCACGCCCCGACCGTGCAGGGCGTCACCCTCGCCTCGCTGCACGCGGCCAAGGGCCTCGAATGGGACGCCGTCTTCCTGGTCGGCCTCACCGAGGGCATGATGCCCATCACGTACGCCAAGACCGACGAGCAGGTCGAGGAGGAGCGCCGCCTGCTGTACGTGGGCGTCACCCGGGCCCGGGTCCACCTCACGCTCTCCTGGGCGCTCTCCCGCTCCCCGGGCGGCCGCGCCAACCGGCGCCCCAGCCGCTTCCTCAAGGGGCTGCGGCCCGGCTCCGGCTCCCTCGGGACCCTCGGCTCCGGCGGCGGCGCCGGCTCCGTCGAGCGGGGGAGCGGCCCCGTCCGGCGCAAGGCGCGCGGCCCCGTTCTGTGCCGGGTCTGTGGTGCCACGCTCACCGAGGCGGGCGCGATGAAGCTGATGCGCTGCGAGGACTGCCCCTCCGACATGGACGAGGCGCTGTACGAGCGGCTGCGGGACTGGCGATCGGAACAGGCCAGGGAGCTCGGCCAGCCGGCGTATTGCGTGTTCACCGACAAGACGCTCATGGCGATCGCCGAGCGTGTCCCCGCCACCGACGGAGAGCTCTCCTCGATCGCCGGCGTCGGCGTCCGCAAGCTCAACCGCTTCGGAGCCGAGGTCCTGGCCATCTGCGCAGGTGAGGACGGTGGGACGGGCGAGGACGAGGTCTGA
- a CDS encoding dipeptidase → MSETPDNAVHAVRTYIEQHRDAFLGDLADWLRIPSVSAQPDRAGDVRRSAEWLAAKLTETGFTTVEVWETDGAPAVFAEWPSGDPDAPTVLVYGHHDVQPAAREDGWHTDPFEPTVVDGRMYARGAADDKGQVFFHTLGVRAHLAATGRTAPAVNLKLIVEGEEESGSPHFRALVEAHGDRLAADAVIVSDTGMWSETTPTVCTGMRGVADCEIELYGPDQDIHSGSFGGAVPNPATVAGRIVAALHDEHEHVAIPGFYDGVTELTDAERALVAELPFDEEAWLRTAKSHGTLGEAGFSTLERVWARPTAEVNGIGGGYQGPGGKTIVPASAQLKLSFRLVAGQDPAKIELAVRDWLAGLVPAGVRYEIVFGAPTRPCLTPLDHPALKAVAGAMSRAFDGAKVRYTREGGSGPAADLQDVLGAPVLFLGISVPSDGWHAPNEKIELDLLMKGVETTAHLWSDLPTALHHAAR, encoded by the coding sequence ATGAGCGAGACCCCGGACAACGCCGTCCACGCCGTACGCACGTACATCGAGCAGCACCGCGACGCCTTCCTCGGCGACCTCGCGGACTGGCTGCGCATCCCCTCCGTGTCGGCCCAGCCGGACCGGGCCGGGGACGTACGGCGCAGCGCCGAGTGGCTCGCCGCCAAGCTGACGGAGACCGGCTTCACCACGGTCGAGGTGTGGGAGACGGACGGTGCTCCCGCCGTCTTCGCCGAGTGGCCCTCCGGGGACCCGGACGCCCCGACCGTCCTCGTCTACGGCCACCACGACGTACAGCCCGCGGCCCGTGAGGACGGCTGGCACACGGACCCGTTCGAGCCGACGGTCGTCGACGGCCGGATGTACGCGCGCGGGGCGGCCGACGACAAGGGGCAGGTGTTCTTCCACACCCTCGGCGTCCGCGCGCACCTGGCCGCCACCGGTCGTACCGCGCCCGCCGTCAACCTCAAGCTGATCGTCGAGGGCGAGGAGGAGTCCGGCTCCCCGCACTTCCGCGCGCTGGTCGAGGCGCACGGGGACCGGCTCGCCGCCGACGCCGTGATCGTCTCCGACACCGGCATGTGGTCCGAGACGACCCCGACCGTCTGCACCGGCATGCGCGGGGTCGCGGACTGCGAGATCGAGCTGTACGGCCCCGACCAGGACATCCACTCGGGCTCCTTCGGCGGCGCCGTGCCGAACCCGGCGACCGTCGCGGGCCGGATCGTCGCCGCCCTGCACGACGAGCACGAGCACGTGGCGATCCCCGGGTTCTACGACGGGGTGACGGAACTCACGGACGCCGAGCGGGCCCTCGTCGCCGAGCTGCCCTTCGACGAGGAGGCCTGGCTGCGGACGGCCAAGTCGCACGGCACCCTCGGCGAGGCCGGCTTCTCGACCCTGGAGCGGGTGTGGGCCCGGCCCACCGCCGAGGTCAACGGCATCGGCGGCGGCTACCAGGGCCCCGGCGGCAAGACGATCGTCCCCGCCTCCGCCCAGCTGAAGCTGTCGTTCCGTCTGGTCGCGGGCCAGGACCCGGCCAAGATCGAGCTCGCGGTACGGGACTGGCTGGCCGGGCTCGTCCCCGCCGGCGTCCGGTACGAGATCGTCTTCGGCGCCCCGACCCGCCCCTGCCTCACCCCGCTCGACCACCCCGCCCTCAAGGCGGTGGCCGGTGCCATGAGCAGGGCCTTCGACGGCGCCAAGGTCCGCTACACCCGCGAGGGCGGCTCGGGACCGGCCGCCGACCTCCAGGACGTCCTGGGCGCGCCCGTCCTGTTCCTCGGCATCTCCGTCCCGTCCGACGGCTGGCACGCCCCCAACGAGAAGATCGAGCTCGATCTCCTCATGAAGGGCGTCGAGACGACCGCGCACCTGTGGAGCGACCTGCCCACCGCGCTCCACCACGCCGCGCGCTGA
- a CDS encoding mycoredoxin, which produces MQGTVTMYSTTWCGYCRRLKSQMDREGIAYTEVNIELDPDSAAFVEKANGGNQTVPTVLFPDGSTLTNPSLAQVKQKIGV; this is translated from the coding sequence ATGCAGGGCACTGTGACGATGTACAGCACCACGTGGTGCGGCTACTGCCGTCGGCTGAAGAGCCAGATGGACCGCGAGGGCATCGCGTACACCGAGGTCAACATCGAGCTGGACCCTGATTCGGCCGCGTTCGTCGAGAAGGCCAACGGCGGCAACCAGACGGTTCCGACCGTTCTCTTCCCGGACGGTTCGACCCTGACGAACCCGAGCCTCGCGCAGGTCAAGCAGAAGATCGGCGTCTGA
- a CDS encoding ABC1 kinase family protein, with product MSDLPRKAVTRTAKLAALPLGFAGRATWGLGKRIGGRSAELVARELQQRTAEQLFKVLGELKGGAMKFGQAMSVFESALPEEVAGPYRAALTKLQDAAPPMPTRTVHAVLEERLGAGWRELFLEFEDKPAAAASIGQVHRAVWHDGREVAVKVQYPGAGEALLSDLTQLSRFARLLGPLVPGMDIKPLIAEMRDRVSEELDYGLEAEAQRIHAEEFADDPDVVVPAVVHQSEQILVTEWMDGVPLAEVIADGTEEQRDRAGQLLARFLFSGPARTGLLHADPHPGNFRLLPGAGEDDGPEGWRLGVLDFGTVDRLPGGLPETIGTCLRMAVTGEAETVYELLCGEGFVKESVALDPEAVLEYLLPIIEPAEVEAFVFTRGWMRTQAARIADPRSPAHQLGKRLNLPPAYLLIHRVTLSTIGVLCQLNATVRLRDELTEWLPGFEA from the coding sequence ATGTCTGATCTTCCCCGGAAGGCGGTCACCCGGACCGCCAAGTTGGCCGCGTTGCCACTGGGCTTCGCGGGCCGGGCCACCTGGGGTCTGGGCAAGCGGATCGGCGGCAGATCGGCGGAGCTCGTCGCCCGCGAGCTCCAGCAGCGCACGGCCGAGCAGCTGTTCAAGGTCCTCGGCGAGCTCAAGGGCGGGGCGATGAAGTTCGGACAGGCGATGTCCGTCTTCGAGTCGGCCCTGCCGGAGGAGGTCGCCGGACCGTACCGGGCGGCGCTGACGAAGCTTCAGGACGCGGCCCCGCCGATGCCGACGCGTACGGTGCACGCGGTCCTGGAGGAGCGTCTCGGCGCCGGATGGCGGGAGCTGTTCCTGGAGTTCGAGGACAAGCCGGCGGCGGCGGCCTCGATCGGGCAGGTGCACCGGGCCGTGTGGCACGACGGGCGCGAGGTCGCGGTGAAGGTGCAGTACCCCGGAGCCGGGGAGGCGCTGCTCTCGGACCTGACGCAGTTGAGCCGCTTCGCCCGGCTGCTCGGCCCGCTCGTCCCGGGCATGGACATCAAGCCGCTGATCGCCGAGATGCGGGACCGGGTCTCCGAGGAGCTGGACTACGGCCTGGAGGCCGAGGCCCAGCGGATCCACGCGGAGGAGTTCGCCGACGATCCGGACGTGGTGGTGCCGGCGGTGGTGCACCAGTCGGAGCAGATCCTCGTGACCGAGTGGATGGACGGGGTGCCGCTCGCCGAGGTGATCGCGGACGGCACGGAGGAGCAGCGGGACCGGGCGGGGCAGCTCCTGGCCCGCTTCCTCTTCTCGGGCCCGGCGCGCACGGGGCTGCTGCACGCCGATCCGCACCCGGGGAACTTCCGGCTGCTGCCGGGTGCCGGGGAGGACGACGGTCCCGAGGGCTGGCGGCTCGGCGTCCTGGACTTCGGCACGGTGGACCGGCTGCCGGGCGGGCTGCCGGAGACGATCGGGACCTGTCTGCGGATGGCGGTCACCGGGGAGGCCGAGACGGTCTACGAGCTGCTGTGCGGGGAGGGCTTCGTGAAGGAGTCCGTCGCGCTGGACCCGGAGGCGGTCCTGGAGTACCTGCTGCCGATCATCGAGCCGGCCGAGGTGGAGGCGTTCGTCTTCACCCGCGGCTGGATGCGGACGCAGGCGGCGCGGATCGCGGACCCGCGCTCTCCTGCGCACCAGTTGGGCAAGCGGCTGAACCTGCCTCCGGCGTATCTGCTGATACACCGTGTGACGTTGAGCACGATCGGGGTGCTGTGCCAGCTGAACGCGACGGTACGGCTCCGTGACGAGCTCACGGAGTGGCTGCCGGGCTTCGAGGCGTAG